In Hydractinia symbiolongicarpus strain clone_291-10 chromosome 15, HSymV2.1, whole genome shotgun sequence, one DNA window encodes the following:
- the LOC130628808 gene encoding uncharacterized protein LOC130628808 produces the protein MFTKETEPLLKKQKPNHVTTTSSPPFSFHPFQTISTSPKHDFVLHDIQLDEKPAQNVNMPTDEKPPEECRNTIETSPFSHTERHVISHISNVFNQKHDISHLNRPTRHCNRPELGDFPHPSVLDNDYFTKFSQPNIQTILSQPINTLRCNRRRSNRTLECNNDEIIKSDFLDYIDSIPIHALENELLGGESRRRSGTFSQDSNIVSLELVKPTMKSPSPPKLYRMNMY, from the exons ATGTTTACCAAA GAAACTGAACCATTATTAAAGAAACAGAAACCTAACCATGTTACAAC CACTTCTTCACCGCCATTTTCGTTTCATCCATTTCAAACTATTTCCACGTCACCAAAACACGACTTTGTGTTACATGATATACAACTTGATGAAAAACCAGCCCAAAATGTAAACATGCCAACAGACGAAAAG CCTCCCGAAGAATGTAGAAACACGATAGAAACAAGTCCTTTCTCACATACAGAACGTCACGTGATTTCACACATTTCGAATGTCTTCAATCAGAAACACGACATTTCGCATCTAAATAGACCGACTAGACATTGTAACAGGCCAGAGTTGGGAGACTTTCCACATCCATCTGTGCTTGATAATGATTATTTTACTAAATTCTCTCAACCCAACATTCAAACTATCTTAAGCCAGCCAATTAACACGCTTCGTTGTAATCGCAGACGTTCGAATCGAACGCTCGAATGTAACAatgatgaaataataaaatcTGACTTTTTGGATTACATCGACAGTATACCTATCCATGCGTTGGAAAATGAGCTCTTAGGTGGAGAGTCAAGACGGAGGAGTGGTACGTTTTCACAAGATTCGAATATTGTTTCCCTCGAGTTGGTAAAACCAACGATGAAGAGCCCGTCCCCTCCGAAATTATACCGAATGAATATGTAttaa